Proteins from a genomic interval of Eschrichtius robustus isolate mEscRob2 chromosome 18, mEscRob2.pri, whole genome shotgun sequence:
- the LAMP1 gene encoding lysosome-associated membrane glycoprotein 1 isoform X1: MAAPGGARRWPLLLLLFAGLVHGASAVFVVKDGNGTACIMANFSAAFLTSYDTKNGSKSVTFELPASAEVLNSSSCGKGNASDSSLVIAFGRGHTLTLSFTRNATRYSVQLLRFVYNLSDTGIFPNSSSKETKTVESVTDIRADINKKYRCVSSKQIHLRNVTITLRDATIQAYLSNDSFSTEETHCEQDGPLPPSPTAPPQPSPTPVPASPSVSRYNVSGTNGTCLLASMGLQLNVTYRTRDNTTVTREFNIDPSKTTFGGNCTARLVTLALRSRNLLLVLQFAMNASSSRVFLQGVQLTMTLPNARDPTFKAANNSLRALQAAAGNSYKCNAEERVQVTEAAFLNIFRVWVQAFRVDGDKFGPVEECQLDENSMLIPIAVGGALAGLVLIVLIAYLIGRKRSHAGYQTI, encoded by the exons ATGGCGGCCCCCGGCGGCGCCCGGCGATGGCCGCTGCTCCTGCTGCTGTTCG CAGGCCTCGTGCATGGTGCGTCAGCTGTGTTTGTGGTGAAAGATGGCAATGGGACAGCTTGTATCATGGCCAACTTCTCTGCTGCCTTCTTGACCAGCTATGACACCAAGAACGGTTCTAAG AGCGTGACCTTTGAGCTGCCGGCCAGTGCAGAAGTATTAAATAGCAGCTCTTGTGGCAAAGGAAATGCTTCTGACTCCAGTCTCGTGATCGCTTTTGGAAGAGGCCATACGCTGACCCTCAGTTTCACAAGAAATGCAACACGTTACAGTGTCCAGCTGTTGCGTTTTGTTTATAACTTGTCAGATACAGGGATTTTCCCCAATTCGAGCTCCAAGG AAACCAAGACTGTGGAATCCGTAACCGACATCAGGGCAGacataaataaaaagtacaggtGTGTGAGCAGCAAGCAGATCCACCTGCGCAACGTGACCATCACGCTCCGTGACGCCACCATTCAGGCCTACCTCTCCAACGACAGCTTCAGCACGGAGG AGACGCACTGCGAGCAAGACGGGCCCTTGCCGCCCAGCCCGACGGCACCACCCCAGCCCTCGCCCACCCCGGTGCCCGCGAGCCCCTCGGTGTCCAGGTACAACGTGAGCGGCACCAACGGGACCTGCCTGCTGGCCAGCATGGGGCTGCAGCTGAATGTCACCTACAGGACGAGGGACAACACG ACGGTGACCAGGGAGTTCAACATCGACCCCAGCAAGACTACCTTCGGGGGGAACTGCACAGCCCGGCTGGTGACCCTGGCGCTCCGCAGCAGGAACCTGCTTCTGGTGCTGCAGTTTGCGATG AATGCAAGTTCCAGCCGGGTTTTCCTGCAGGGAGTCCAGCTGACTATGACTCTGCCCAATGCCAGAG ACCCCACCTTCAAGGCCGCTAATAACTCGCTGAGGGCGCTGCAGGCCGCCGCCGGGAACTCCTACAAGTGCAATGCCGAGGAGCGCGTGCAGGTCACCGAGGCCGCCTTCCTCAACATATTCAGAGTGTGGGTCCAGGCGTTCCGCGTGGACGGGGACAAGTTTGGGCCTG TGGAGGAGTGTCAGCTGGACGAGAACAGCATGCTGATCCCCATCGCGGTGGGCGGCGCCCTGGCGGGGCTGGTCCTCATCGTCCTCATCGCCTACCTTATCGGCCGCAAGAGGAGCCACGCCGGCTACCAGACCATCTAG
- the LAMP1 gene encoding lysosome-associated membrane glycoprotein 1 isoform X2 → MAAPGGARRWPLLLLLFGLVHGASAVFVVKDGNGTACIMANFSAAFLTSYDTKNGSKSVTFELPASAEVLNSSSCGKGNASDSSLVIAFGRGHTLTLSFTRNATRYSVQLLRFVYNLSDTGIFPNSSSKETKTVESVTDIRADINKKYRCVSSKQIHLRNVTITLRDATIQAYLSNDSFSTEETHCEQDGPLPPSPTAPPQPSPTPVPASPSVSRYNVSGTNGTCLLASMGLQLNVTYRTRDNTTVTREFNIDPSKTTFGGNCTARLVTLALRSRNLLLVLQFAMNASSSRVFLQGVQLTMTLPNARDPTFKAANNSLRALQAAAGNSYKCNAEERVQVTEAAFLNIFRVWVQAFRVDGDKFGPVEECQLDENSMLIPIAVGGALAGLVLIVLIAYLIGRKRSHAGYQTI, encoded by the exons ATGGCGGCCCCCGGCGGCGCCCGGCGATGGCCGCTGCTCCTGCTGCTGTTCG GCCTCGTGCATGGTGCGTCAGCTGTGTTTGTGGTGAAAGATGGCAATGGGACAGCTTGTATCATGGCCAACTTCTCTGCTGCCTTCTTGACCAGCTATGACACCAAGAACGGTTCTAAG AGCGTGACCTTTGAGCTGCCGGCCAGTGCAGAAGTATTAAATAGCAGCTCTTGTGGCAAAGGAAATGCTTCTGACTCCAGTCTCGTGATCGCTTTTGGAAGAGGCCATACGCTGACCCTCAGTTTCACAAGAAATGCAACACGTTACAGTGTCCAGCTGTTGCGTTTTGTTTATAACTTGTCAGATACAGGGATTTTCCCCAATTCGAGCTCCAAGG AAACCAAGACTGTGGAATCCGTAACCGACATCAGGGCAGacataaataaaaagtacaggtGTGTGAGCAGCAAGCAGATCCACCTGCGCAACGTGACCATCACGCTCCGTGACGCCACCATTCAGGCCTACCTCTCCAACGACAGCTTCAGCACGGAGG AGACGCACTGCGAGCAAGACGGGCCCTTGCCGCCCAGCCCGACGGCACCACCCCAGCCCTCGCCCACCCCGGTGCCCGCGAGCCCCTCGGTGTCCAGGTACAACGTGAGCGGCACCAACGGGACCTGCCTGCTGGCCAGCATGGGGCTGCAGCTGAATGTCACCTACAGGACGAGGGACAACACG ACGGTGACCAGGGAGTTCAACATCGACCCCAGCAAGACTACCTTCGGGGGGAACTGCACAGCCCGGCTGGTGACCCTGGCGCTCCGCAGCAGGAACCTGCTTCTGGTGCTGCAGTTTGCGATG AATGCAAGTTCCAGCCGGGTTTTCCTGCAGGGAGTCCAGCTGACTATGACTCTGCCCAATGCCAGAG ACCCCACCTTCAAGGCCGCTAATAACTCGCTGAGGGCGCTGCAGGCCGCCGCCGGGAACTCCTACAAGTGCAATGCCGAGGAGCGCGTGCAGGTCACCGAGGCCGCCTTCCTCAACATATTCAGAGTGTGGGTCCAGGCGTTCCGCGTGGACGGGGACAAGTTTGGGCCTG TGGAGGAGTGTCAGCTGGACGAGAACAGCATGCTGATCCCCATCGCGGTGGGCGGCGCCCTGGCGGGGCTGGTCCTCATCGTCCTCATCGCCTACCTTATCGGCCGCAAGAGGAGCCACGCCGGCTACCAGACCATCTAG